Genomic DNA from Haloplanus sp. HW8-1:
CGAGGAATCGGTCTCCGAGGCTGGCCAACGGCCGAACTACGACATCGATGGCGACACGCCCGCTGCGACGGCCTACCGGACTGGCGACGCCCTCCTGTGTCCCGAACTCGACGAGAGAGACGACGGATACGACCGCGGCGACGTCCGGACTGGAATGTACCTCCCGATCGGCCAGTACGGCGTCATGAGCATCGGCGACACCGAACCCGCCGCGTTCGACGACACCGATCTCGAAATCGCGGGCGTCCTCGCCAAACTCGTCGCCGGCGCGGTGTCCCGACTGGAGTCCGAGCGGGCGATCCAGCACCGGAACGATCGACTGGAGCGGTTCGCGAACATCGTCGCTCACGACCTGCGAAACCCGCTCGGTATCGCCCGCGGGCGCCTCGAACTAGCCCGGGAGAGCCACGACAGCGACGACCTCGCCGCCGTCGCTCGGGCCCACGAACGGATGTCGGCGCTGATCGACGACCTCCTCACCCTGGCACGGGAGGGCGGCACGGTGACCGCCGACGCCACCGACCCGATCGATCTGGCGGGGCTCGTCCGCGAGTGCTGGAAACACGTCGAGACGCCCGCCGCAACTCTCCGTGTCGAGGGCACTCGGACCATCCGGGCCGACGAAGGGCGGCTGCGACGCCTGCTGGAGAACCTGTTTCGGAACAGTGTCGAACACGGTTCGACGAGCCCTCGGTCGCAGGCTCCCGAGGACAGCGTGGAGCATGGCTCCACGAACAATCGGACGGAGTCCGATGACAGCGTCGAACACGGCCTCACGGACGACCGGGCCGACGACGTGACCGTCACCGTCGGCGTCCTCGACGACTTCGTCCGAAGCGCGTCCGCGGACACGACGGCGGGCGCGTCTCGGAGCGGGTTCTACGTCGAGGACGACGGCGTCGGCATCCCGGTGGAACGCCGCGATCGGGTGTTCGACGACGGTTACTCGACGCAACCCTCGGGAACGGGCTTCGGACTCTCGATCGTCCGCGAGATCGCCGAGGCCCACGACTGGACGGTCGAGGTCGTCGACGGTTCGGACGGCGGAGCGCGCTTCGAGTTCAGGGGCATCGAAGGCCCCCGACAGGGGTCGAACGCGCCCGAGCACTGACACCTGGCTTCGACATCTTGAAATCCGTCGCAGCCCTCGAATGCTCGCAGACGTGAGCCTCCTCGATCCCCTCGCCTCGGTCGGCTCACCCGACGGCAGTACCCTCGTGTCTCTCGCCGACGCCGGTGTCGGGATCCCGGTCACGACCGACATGCTCGTGGTGTTCGGTATCGTCGTGCTTGCGCTCGTGTTGTTCGTGACGGAACTGCTCCCGGTCGACGTGACGGCCATCTTCGTGATGGTGCTGTTGATGCTGCTCGGCCCCGATGGCTTGGTGAACCTCACCCACATCTCCGCCGCGGAGGGCATCTCCGGCTTCTCGAA
This window encodes:
- a CDS encoding PAS domain-containing protein codes for the protein MNSIDSARADGGVSDVVKRRALAAGPVGIAITDSTAGDAPIVYANDAFYRLTGYGPETVLGNDYRFLRGPETDPDRVADLRAAVEAEEAVSVVLRHYRRDGTPFWDHVELTPITDDDGSVTHFVSFHHDETDLKERERALAERQQRFETLHDASRRLMDATSKGEAARITADAAKHTLGYPITTLRFADEADGMLRTAVATEESVSEAGQRPNYDIDGDTPAATAYRTGDALLCPELDERDDGYDRGDVRTGMYLPIGQYGVMSIGDTEPAAFDDTDLEIAGVLAKLVAGAVSRLESERAIQHRNDRLERFANIVAHDLRNPLGIARGRLELARESHDSDDLAAVARAHERMSALIDDLLTLAREGGTVTADATDPIDLAGLVRECWKHVETPAATLRVEGTRTIRADEGRLRRLLENLFRNSVEHGSTSPRSQAPEDSVEHGSTNNRTESDDSVEHGLTDDRADDVTVTVGVLDDFVRSASADTTAGASRSGFYVEDDGVGIPVERRDRVFDDGYSTQPSGTGFGLSIVREIAEAHDWTVEVVDGSDGGARFEFRGIEGPRQGSNAPEH